One Paroedura picta isolate Pp20150507F chromosome 16, Ppicta_v3.0, whole genome shotgun sequence genomic region harbors:
- the LOC143826283 gene encoding histone H2B 7-like yields the protein MPEPAKSAPVPKKGSKKAITKTQKKGDKKRKKSRKESYSIYVYKVLKQVHPDTGISSKAMSIMNSFVNDIFERIAGEASRLAHYNKRSTITSREIQTAVRLLLPGELAKHAVSEGTKAVTKYTSSKKPRC from the exons ATGCCCGAACCTGCCAAATCGGCGCCGGTGCCCAAGAAGGGCTCCAAGAAGGCGATCACGAAGACGCAGAAGAAGGGCGACAAGAAGCGCAAGAAGAGCCGCAAGGAGAGCTACTCGATCTACGTGTACAAGGTGCTGAAGCAGGTGCACCCGGACACGGGCATCTCCTCCAAGGCCATGAGCATCATGAACTCCTTCGTGAACGACATCTTCGAGCGCATCGCCGGCGAGGCCTCCCGCCTGGCGCACTACAACAAGCGCTCCACCATCACCTCCCGCGAGATCCAGACCGCCGTGCGCCTCCTCCTGCCCGGCGAGCTGGCCAAGCACGCCGTCTCCGAGGGCACCAAGGCCGTCACCAAGTACACCAGCTCCAA GAAGCCGAGATGCTGA
- the LOC143826284 gene encoding histone H2A-IV, whose amino-acid sequence MSGRGKQGGKARAKAKTRSSRAGLQFPVGRVHRLLRKGNYAERVGAGAPVYLAAVLEYLTAEILELAGNAARDNKKTRIIPRHLQLAIRNDEELNKLLGKVTIAQGGVLPNIQAVLLPKKTESHKAKAK is encoded by the coding sequence ATGTCCGGGCGCGGCAAGCAGGGCGGGAAGGCGCGGGCGAAGGCGAAGACGCGCTCGTCGCGGGCCGGGCTGCAGTTCCCGGTGGGCCGCGTGCACCGCCTGCTGCGCAAGGGCAACTACGCCGAGCGGGTGGGCGCCGGGGCGCCGGTGTACCTGGCGGCGGTGCTGGAGTACCTGACGGCCGAGATCCTGGAGCTGGCGGGCAACGCCGCCCGCGACAACAAGAAGACGCGCATCATCCCGCGccacctgcagctggccatccgCAACGACGAGGAGCTCAACAAGCTGCTGGGCAAGGTCACCATCGCGCAGGGCGGCGTCCTGCCCAACATCCAGGCCGTGCTGCTGCCCAAGAAGACCGAGAGCCACAAGGCGAAAGCCAAGTAA